A portion of the Bubalus kerabau isolate K-KA32 ecotype Philippines breed swamp buffalo chromosome 1, PCC_UOA_SB_1v2, whole genome shotgun sequence genome contains these proteins:
- the SLC2A3 gene encoding solute carrier family 2, facilitated glucose transporter member 3, with amino-acid sequence MGTTKVTAPLIFAISVATIGSFQFGYNTGVINAPEAIIKDFLNYTLKEKSETPQSSVLLTSLWSLSVAIFSVGGMIGSFSVGLFVNRFGRRNSMLIVNLLAIAGGCLMGFCKIAKSVEMLILGRLIIGLFCGLCTGFVPMYIGEISPTALRGAFGTLNQLGIVIGILVAQIFGLKVILGTEDLWPLLLGFTILPAIIQCAALPFCPESPRFLLINRKEEEKAKEILQRLWGTEDVAQDIQEMKDESMRMSQEKQVTVLELFRAPNYRQPIIISIMLQLSQQLSGINAVFYYSTGIFKDAGVQEPVYATIGAGVVNTIFTVVSVFLVERAGRRTLHLIGLGGMAFCSILMTISLLLKDNYSWMSFICIGAILVFVAFFEIGPGPIPWFIVAELFGQGPRPAAMAVAGCSNWTSNFLVGLLFPSAAFYLGAYVFIVFTVFLVIFWVFTFFKVPETRGRTFEEITRAFEGQMQTGTRGEKGPIMEMNSIQPTKDTNA; translated from the exons ATGGGGACCACGAAG GTCACCGCACCTCTGATCTTCGCCATCTCGGTTGCTACCATAGGCTCTTTCCAGTTTGGCTACAACACTGGAGTCATCAATGCTCCTGAGGCG ATCATAAAAGACTTTCTCAATTACACTTTGAAAGAGAAGTCAGAAACCCCCCAGTCCAGCGTGCTCCTCACATCCCTGTGGTCCTTGTCTGTGGCCATCTTCTCCGTGGGTGGTATGATTGGTTCCTTCTCCGTCGGACTCTTTGTCAACCGATTTGGCAG GCGCAATTCAATGCTTATTGTCAACCTGTTGGCCATAGCTGGCGGCTGCCTTATGGGATTCTGCAAAATAGCAAAGTCGGTTGAAATGCTGATCTTGGGCCGACTGATAATCGGCCTCTTCTGCGGACTCTGCACAGGATTCGTGCCCATGTACATTGGAGAGATCTCCCCTACTGCCCTGCGGGGCGCCTTTGGCACTCTCAACCAGCTGGGCATCGTTATCGGAATTCTGGTGGCCCAG ATCTTTGGTCTAAAAGTCATCTTGGGGACTGAAGATCTCTGGCCTCTGCTCCTGGGCTTCACCATCTTACCAGCCATCATCCAGTGCGCTGCCCTTCCATTTTGCCCTGAAAGTCCTAGATTCTTGCTCATTaacagaaaggaggaggagaaggcaaaggAGA TCCTCCAGAGACTCTGGGGCACCGAGGACGTGGCTCAGGATATCCAGGAGATGAAGGATGAGAGTATGCGGATGTCGCAGGAGAAGCAAGTCACAGTGCTAGAGCTCTTCCGCGCCCCCAACTACCGGCAACCCATCATTATCTCTATCATGCTCCAGCTCTCCCAGCAGCTCTCTGGGATCAACGCG GTGTTCTACTACTCGACAGGAATCTTCAAAGATGCGGGTGTCCAAGAGCCGGTCTATGCTACTATCGGCGCAGGTGTGGTCAACACCATCTTCACCGTGGTGTCT GTGTTCTTGGTGGAAAGGGCTGGGAGGAGGACTCTACACCTGATTGGCCTTGGAGGGATGGCTTTTTGTTCCATCCTCATGACGATTTCTTTGTTACTGAAG GATAATTATAGCTGGATGAGCTTTATCTGTATTGGGGCCATCCTGGTCTTCGTGGCCTTCTTTGAAATTGGCCCAGGCCCTATTCCCTGGTTTATTGTGGCTGAACTCTTTGGTCAGGGACCCCGCCCAGCTGCCATGGCAGTGGCTGGTTGTTCCAACTGGACCTCCAACTTTTTGGTTGGACTCCTCTTCCCCTCGGCCGCG TTCTACTTAGGTGCCTACGTTTTCATCGTCTTCACTGTCTTCCTCGTTATCTTCTGGGTCTTCACCTTCTTCAAAGTTCCTGAGACCCGTGGCAGGACTTTTGAGGAAATTACACGAGCCTTTGAAGGGCAGATGCAGACAGGAACCCGCGGTGAGAAAGGCCCCATCATGGAGATGAACAGCATCCAGCCCACGAAGGACACCAATGCCTAA